The following are encoded in a window of Prochlorococcus marinus str. MIT 1013 genomic DNA:
- a CDS encoding PilN domain-containing protein has protein sequence MNLVNWKELDLLEQRRKESNLSKLSSQNISSIRKKGKIIAFITIIFSLLTYLYLWTYARSKQANERTLLAQSRVYDELILIHSRLLSDVRTGYAKNTNKAKVLLSKKSATALLQSISKLLPKVIKLEGLKITDDILQIKGAAPEEDGLRNINSFMLKLKESQLFDKDSITLKRIWIYISSSSEYQETKFIIEVKYNNLKGSELEKYLIKSKAYGFANRIKYIRGEGLIK, from the coding sequence ATGAACTTAGTAAATTGGAAGGAATTAGATTTATTAGAACAAAGAAGAAAAGAAAGTAATTTATCAAAGTTATCTAGTCAAAATATCAGCTCGATAAGAAAAAAAGGTAAGATCATTGCCTTTATTACAATTATATTTTCTCTACTTACCTATCTTTATTTATGGACTTATGCAAGAAGCAAACAAGCAAATGAAAGAACACTTTTAGCACAATCAAGAGTGTATGATGAATTAATATTAATTCACAGTAGACTTCTTTCAGATGTAAGAACTGGTTACGCAAAAAATACAAATAAAGCTAAAGTTCTTTTATCAAAGAAATCAGCTACTGCTTTACTTCAAAGCATTAGTAAGTTACTTCCTAAAGTAATAAAATTAGAAGGATTAAAAATTACAGATGATATACTTCAAATCAAAGGAGCTGCTCCTGAGGAAGATGGACTAAGAAATATAAATTCTTTTATGTTAAAGTTAAAAGAATCTCAACTTTTTGATAAAGACAGCATTACATTAAAAAGAATATGGATTTATATATCTTCAAGTAGTGAGTATCAAGAAACAAAATTTATAATTGAAGTTAAATATAACAATCTAAAAGGATCAGAATTAGAAAAATATTTAATAAAGTCAAAGGCTTATGGCTTTGCTAATAGAATAAAATATATTAGAGGAGAGGGGCTCATAAAATGA
- a CDS encoding type II secretion system protein GspD codes for MTSNQKLEQSKSNEGLTKKTRARTRHNISSHDNFLKNRGYINLNGPKITLKLKDANSKDILKEISKLGGYGFVFVEDEVAKGSKSKNSNERKVTLSLDNEDYSISINSILLSAGLQAKRQNNLLLIGPNVLGLSFDSKLSKVYRLNQASADSAADYLASLGASISKVKIITTNTSSGGGTSTSSSKTSISQSLSNVETYSASTGPLKGLTGTTDSRLNQITLIGEPSLIEVAEKYLKQLDVRQRQVALSVKIIDVKLSEEEGLDNSFSLRTGNTFIINNNGSLAAVFGSLLPAANISSAKPENNPGRGYPDGGFYDSLVSNIRSRSSNTLASPTLILNESSEPLEGVGRSAANESFISVGSNIITNFTYSKGEEGESDKCVAGFETAGLELAAKVHKIDDNGYVTFSLSPSLTAISDVYNNPMCGNYYTLNARKLDTGTVRVKDGQTLILTGVLQSLESETTSKLPILGDLPIIGNVFKSQGKTNENRELIIMVTPKIITDSIDTTTQVYKPSPTIKRELQEE; via the coding sequence TTGACTAGCAATCAAAAATTAGAACAATCAAAATCAAATGAAGGACTGACAAAAAAAACACGAGCACGAACACGCCATAATATTTCTAGTCATGATAATTTTCTAAAAAACAGGGGCTACATAAATTTAAATGGCCCAAAAATCACTTTAAAACTTAAAGATGCAAATTCAAAAGATATACTAAAAGAAATTTCCAAACTTGGTGGTTACGGTTTTGTGTTTGTTGAGGATGAAGTTGCAAAAGGTTCAAAATCTAAGAACTCTAATGAAAGAAAAGTTACTTTAAGTTTGGACAATGAAGACTACTCTATTTCTATAAATAGTATTTTACTTTCAGCAGGATTACAGGCTAAAAGGCAAAATAATTTACTTTTGATTGGTCCAAATGTTCTAGGATTAAGTTTTGATTCTAAGCTTTCTAAAGTTTATAGATTAAATCAGGCTTCAGCTGACTCTGCAGCTGATTATCTTGCAAGTTTAGGAGCTTCAATTAGCAAAGTTAAAATCATAACAACAAACACCTCAAGTGGAGGAGGTACGTCTACTTCTAGTTCAAAGACCTCAATATCTCAATCATTATCAAATGTAGAAACATATTCTGCTTCAACAGGTCCACTTAAAGGTCTTACTGGTACAACAGATTCAAGATTAAATCAAATCACTTTAATTGGAGAGCCTAGTTTAATTGAAGTTGCTGAAAAATATTTAAAGCAATTAGATGTTAGGCAAAGACAAGTTGCATTATCTGTAAAGATTATTGATGTAAAATTAAGTGAGGAAGAAGGCCTAGATAATAGCTTTTCACTAAGAACAGGTAATACATTCATTATTAATAACAATGGTTCATTAGCGGCTGTATTTGGGTCATTACTTCCAGCAGCAAACATTTCTTCTGCCAAGCCTGAAAATAATCCAGGAAGAGGTTATCCTGATGGTGGATTTTACGATAGCCTTGTCTCGAATATAAGATCTAGAAGTTCAAATACTTTAGCCAGTCCAACTCTTATTCTAAACGAAAGTTCAGAGCCGCTTGAGGGAGTGGGGAGATCAGCGGCTAATGAATCTTTTATATCTGTTGGAAGTAATATTATAACTAATTTTACTTACAGCAAAGGTGAGGAAGGAGAATCAGATAAATGTGTAGCTGGATTTGAAACAGCAGGTTTAGAATTAGCAGCTAAAGTACATAAAATTGATGACAATGGTTACGTTACATTCTCACTTAGCCCAAGCTTAACCGCAATTAGTGATGTATATAATAACCCAATGTGTGGAAATTATTACACGTTAAATGCAAGGAAATTAGATACTGGAACAGTCAGAGTTAAAGATGGACAAACATTAATATTAACTGGAGTTTTACAAAGTTTGGAATCTGAAACCACTTCAAAGCTCCCAATTCTTGGAGATTTACCAATAATTGGTAATGTATTTAAATCTCAAGGTAAAACCAATGAGAACAGAGAATTAATTATTATGGTTACACCTAAAATAATTACTGATTCAATAGATACTACAACACAAGTATATAAACCTTCACCAACTATTAAAAGAGAATTACAAGAGGAATAA
- a CDS encoding prepilin-type N-terminal cleavage/methylation domain-containing protein, producing MFVKSNKQEDGFSLIELVVVVAVLAILASISIPRFASLNTRARQAVAISQVEALLKAGMIFYVKNLRYPNSWAEFQQVSGYGDQLAQSGLATCASYGSVCNGNERVIVDGQYLLGYYLQNGQLRASAWRFNNTGPTSQNPSVWGCVSQNSPRYIYAWSNSFYQGPAWTAGEVMTGDDGNPIPKCQ from the coding sequence ATGTTTGTTAAAAGCAATAAGCAGGAAGATGGCTTTTCACTGATTGAGTTGGTTGTTGTAGTAGCTGTTTTGGCAATTCTTGCCTCTATCTCTATCCCAAGGTTCGCTTCTTTGAATACAAGAGCGAGACAAGCAGTTGCTATTTCACAAGTAGAAGCCTTATTAAAAGCGGGTATGATTTTTTATGTAAAAAATCTAAGGTATCCAAATTCTTGGGCTGAATTTCAGCAGGTTTCAGGTTATGGAGATCAGCTCGCTCAAAGTGGTTTAGCAACTTGTGCGAGCTATGGATCCGTTTGTAATGGCAATGAAAGAGTAATTGTAGATGGCCAATATTTATTAGGTTATTACCTTCAAAATGGGCAACTTAGAGCAAGTGCTTGGAGATTTAACAATACAGGTCCTACATCCCAAAACCCATCAGTTTGGGGTTGCGTTTCCCAAAATTCTCCAAGATATATCTATGCTTGGAGTAATAGTTTTTATCAAGGACCAGCTTGGACGGCTGGTGAAGTTATGACTGGTGACGATGGTAATCCGATACCTAAATGTCAATAG